Genomic window (Oceanispirochaeta sp. M1):
GGAACCGTCAGCATCCCCGTCAGAAACTGGATGCTGCCTCCGATCAGTCTATGGCCTGGGTTGAAAAATCACTGGCATCAAGAACAGAAGAGCTTGCACTTTTCAGAAGAAATCTTCTTATCAGTCTGTGGAAGGAGCATTATGAGCTTTTTCAGGATGATGAACAGCATAAGAAAATGGGTCTGGCCGAGAAACTGATTAGAGAGATGCATCCCCTTACTAAATATATTCTTCTGGGATACAGAAAAATTGATGAAGTTAAACAGCTTCATAATGATGTTATCAGTCATATTGCACTCTATATAAAACGTTTTGATCTGCCGGAGTTCAATGCTTTGGTTCTCCTTGAATATCTGCAGTGTTCAGAACGGGAGAACCTTATCAATCTCTATAACCGTATTCTGGAGCAGAGTGGAAAGCAGTCTGAAGATTATCCTATCAATGACCAGATACGCAAAGAGCTTATCAAACGAAAGATATCCCCTGAAACAAGGTTCAGCTTTCTTTTTGAAATGAAGAACAGCACAAGCCGCGGTAAAATCAATAGGATAAGAACAATTGTTGTAAGCGGTGAAAAAGAATCAAGAGAAATTAATGATATTCTCTTTCACAGAGATAACAGCCGTCTGGATAGACAGGAAATCAAGGATTATATGGAAGAAGACGGACAGTGTGATGACAACTATAACCCCGAAATCCTATATTACTACCTGAGTCACCTGGAAGATGCCTGCCGAGAAACGGGGTGTAACTTTTCATCCTTTGTTAATTGCGGTTCTGACAGCAGCCTCTCCATGACTCATCTTGTTTTTGATTCTTAAGGAGCAGCCATGTCTCTCTACTTTATTCTCATTCTTCTTTTTAAGTACCTTTTTCTATTCTTAAGTGGAACTGTCACCGGCTGGGTTCTTGAAATTTTATGGCGTCGTTACTTCGGTCTGGCCAGGCGCTGGATCAATCCCGGTTTTTTAAGCGGTCCCTGGCTTCCTTTATATGGTTTTGGTGTCATTATTCTCTATCAGATCTGTGAGCTTGATCTTGCTCTTCCCATCAGAGCCCTTGTCTTTTTTACGGGGCTGACATTACTTGAATACATCGCTGGTCTGATCTTTACAAAAATTTTCAAAATACGCCTCTGGGATTATTCGAACAGTTGGTTGAATATTCAGGGACTGGTCTGCCCAATGTACAGTTTTTTATGGATGCTGCTGGGAATCTTTTTCAGTCTGGTTTTATATCCTTTTTTAAGTCAGAGAATTGATTTTCTAAATAACAATCTCTATATGTCATTCTTTCTGGGTCTCTATGGCGGAGTATTTTCTGTGGACCTCTGGCAGTCATTTAATATTGCCTCCAGAATTAAAACCTTTGTTAATGAATCAGAAGAGAGATGGCAGGTTGACTTTGAAATGCTTAAGCTGGAACTGCGGGATAAGGTTCAGTCGGGAT
Coding sequences:
- a CDS encoding putative ABC transporter permease, which translates into the protein MSLYFILILLFKYLFLFLSGTVTGWVLEILWRRYFGLARRWINPGFLSGPWLPLYGFGVIILYQICELDLALPIRALVFFTGLTLLEYIAGLIFTKIFKIRLWDYSNSWLNIQGLVCPMYSFLWMLLGIFFSLVLYPFLSQRIDFLNNNLYMSFFLGLYGGVFSVDLWQSFNIASRIKTFVNESEERWQVDFEMLKLELRDKVQSGYFNRTRFLMPFYGELGHSLREQLGKHKLNRPSPSRIIRNALDKRKGK